Proteins from one Mercurialis annua linkage group LG7, ddMerAnnu1.2, whole genome shotgun sequence genomic window:
- the LOC126656736 gene encoding putative ETHYLENE INSENSITIVE 3-like 4 protein, producing the protein MVEIHEVESSMAFGEEEVDDLDEEISYDDLKKRMWKDRMRMQKFKEKRGEEEEEAEAAKQEASRRKKMSRAHDSILKYMVKIMEVCKGQGFVYGIVPEKGKPVTGSSNSLRKWWKDKVRFDLNAPLAVEEALPVVLAQAELLDPASCMNLLHDLQDSTLGSLLSALMQRCVPPQRRFPLERGLAPPWWPTGNENWWGEQGSSQKHGAPPYKKPHDLKKAWKVSVLAAVIKHMSPNFDRMRRLVMQSKCLQEKMTAKESATWSKVVNQEEVLSNLTKKCLRINDSPDDTHQESTDSNESDKRKCVFGQASSDRTYSCQNLQCPQSREDSRFGDKNARSDHELICAYRVEKIANSSADSLPWYDENLMSTDQMFDNEVDMLSVTDWANTVLENANFSCKQSTAMEIGVQDNPSDWGSGMEDLAVDGAFGYNRDNLDLSQNLIQEDLIDHVTPTSIWDLGYGWTGFGQPETN; encoded by the coding sequence ATGGTGGAAATTCATGAAGTGGAGTCATCAATGGcatttggagaagaagaagttgATGATTTAGATGAGGAGATAAGCTATGACGATCTCAAGAAGCGCATGTGGAAAGACCGCATGCGCATGCAAAAGTTTAAAGAGAAGCGCGgcgaggaagaagaagaagcagaagcagCAAAGCAAGAGGCGTCTCGTCGAAAAAAGATGTCGAGAGCTCATGATTCGATTCTTAAGTACATGGTGAAAATAATGGAAGTTTGCAAAGGTCAAGGGTTTGTTTACGGGATTGTTCCGGAGAAAGGTAAGCCTGTTACGGGATCATCAAACAGTCTACGTAAATGGTGGAAAGATAAAGTTCGGTTCGATTTAAACGCGCCATTAGCCGTCGAAGAAGCCCTGCCCGTAGTTTTAGCTCAAGCTGAATTACTAGACCCGGCTTCTTGCATGAATTTGCTGCATGATTTGCAAGATTCGACTTTAGGGTCTCTTCTTTCTGCCCTAATGCAACGTTGTGTGCCTCCACAAAGGCGGTTTCCACTAGAACGAGGATTAGCTCCTCCATGGTGGCCAACGGGGAACGAGAATTGGTGGGGCGAACAAGGATCATCGCAAAAACACGGTGCTCCTCCGTACAAGAAACCTCATGATCTTAAAAAAGCTTGGAAAGTTAGCGTTTTGGCCGCGGTCATCAAGCATATGTCGCCTAATTTTGATCGAATGAGACGCCTTGTGATGCAATCAAAGTGTTTGCAAGAGAAGATGACGGCTAAAGAAAGCGCTACATGGTCCAAAGTTGTCAATCAAGAAGAAGTTCTTTCGAATCTCACGAAAAAATGTCTCCGAATCAACGACAGTCCCGACGACACCCATCAAGAATCAACGGATAGTAACGAAAGTGACAAAAGGAAGTGTGTTTTCGGTCAGGCTTCGTCCGATAGAACATATTCATGCCAAAATTTGCAGTGTCCGCAGAGTCGAGAAGATTCAAGATTCGGAGACAAGAACGCGAGGTCTGATCATGAACTCATATGTGCTTATCGGGTCGAAAAAATCGCTAATTCGTCGGCAGACAGTCTTCCCTGGTACGATGAAAACCTGATGAGTACTGATCAGATGTTTGATAATGAAGTGGATATGTTGAGCGTAACGGATTGGGCTAATACAGTGCTTGAAAATGCTAATTTCAGCTGCAAACAAAGTACTGCGATGGAAATTGGAGTGCAGGATAATCCAAGTGACTGGGGAAGTGGTATGGAAGATTTGGCAGTGGATGGTGCATTTGGGTATAACAGAGACAATTTGGACTTGAGTCAAAATTTAATACAAGAGGATTTAATTGATCATGTAACACCAACTTCAATATGGGATTTGGGATATGGGTGGACCGGATTTGGCCAACCAGAAACAAATTAA